Genomic window (Pristiophorus japonicus isolate sPriJap1 chromosome 9, sPriJap1.hap1, whole genome shotgun sequence):
attcacctcaactactccatgtggtagcgagttccacattctcaccactctctgggtaaagaagtttctcctgaattccttattggatttatagtgactatcttatattttgcagcccctagttttggtctccccacaattggaaacatcttctctacatctaccctatcaacccctttcataaatttaaagacctctattaggtcaaccctcCTCCATTTTCTCAAAATGGTTTCTAATCTTATGCTGGGTCTATTATGGGACAAGAAAGCTAGAATTCCCAGCATAGGGAGTATTGGCTCTGCCTCCTCCAATATCCAGGTCCTGGCATTTTCTGAGCCATTCCAAAAGACTCCcacaacgtgccacataaaaggttactgcacaagataaaagttcacagggttgggataatatattagcatggatagaggattggctaactaacagaaaacagagagtcgggataaatggttcattctctggttggcaaacagtgactagtggggtgccgcagggatcagtgctggaaccccaactatttacaatctatattaacgacatggaggaagggactgagtgtaacgtagccaagtttgctgacgatacaaagatgggaggaaaagcaatgtgtgaggaggacacaagaaatcagaaaaaagacatagacaggctgagtgagtgggcagaaatttggcagatggagtataatgttggaaagtgtgaagccttgcactttggcagaaaaaattgaagtgcaagttattatttaaatggagaaagattgcaaaatgccgcagtacagcgggacctgggggtacttgtgcatgcaacacaaaaggatagtatgcaggtacagcaagtgatcaggaaggcaaatggtatcttggcctttattgcaaaggggatggagtataaaagcagagaagtcttgctacagctatataaggtattgatgaggccacacctggaatactgcgtgcagctttggtttccatatttacgaaaagatatacttgttttggaggcagttcagagaaggttcactaggttgattccagggatgagagggttgacttatgaggaaacgttggataggttgggcctctactcattggaattcagaagaatgagaggtgatcttatcgaaacgtataagattatgagggggcatgacaaggtggatgcagagaggatgtttccactgatgagggagactagaactagagggcacgatcttagaataaggggccgctcatttaaagcagagatgaggagaaatttctttgagggttgtaaatctgtggaattcgctgcctcagagagctgtggaagctgggaaattgaataaatttaagacagaaatagacagtttcttaaacaacaagggggtaaggggctatggggagcgggcggggaagtggagctgagtctatgatcagatcagccatgatcttattgaatggcggagcaggctcgaggggccgtatggcctactcctgttcctatttcttatgttcttaatttgacTCCGAACAAACCATTGGCCTGTTCATAAGTGTGGATTCAAAAAGTATGACTCAGAAATTGGAAAGGTTTTCTGTCCTGCGAAACTGCTCATTCGACTATTTTTATCCGTTCCCCTTTTAGCCTGCGTGGTCcaatccccaccgcccccccctcccagccCGATGTTATCTCCCTCCATGCTGCTTCGTTCTCCTATGATTGCCTCGATGGAACTTTATGATGAGCTGAAGGTTGATATACTTCTAATTTCTGTCTCCTTACTTGATTTCCATCAAATATTACATAGGTCCAGCAGTTCACTTGTAAACCTCATGCACTGAGGCAGGTCAGTTTGAATCACAGTTCAGAATTGGCTTTGAACCCAAAGTCCTCTCATTTGTGATTCCGGCATTGTGATGTTAAGTTCTCAAACAGCTTTGTTGAAACAGGTTTAATGATAAGTATTCTTTTAGCTTACCCATGTTTTTTAATGAGTTTGAGTTCCCCTTCTTTAAGACTTGTTTTTATTTTCACAGGAATACGAAGGGCTGGGACAGGAAAACACTGCTCTAAAAAGGGAAATAAGGAAACTTAGTGAAGAAGTGAAACATTTATCAGAAGCTTTGAAAGATCATGAACGAATATGCCCACTGATACACTGTGCCATGAACTTTGTCACAATGCCCAGGCCTCACCCTGATCTCGCCAGCTGTTTACCACGTGATGGGCAAAGTGGAGTCTCATAGATGGATTTAGCATTGACATTTTAAAATTGTTATTTTTTTTTATGGAAGCGTACGATATTCTGTCAAAATGTTTAAATGTGTTTGGTTCCTATATGGAACCTAGAAAGTCCCGAGGACATTATTTAAGAGATGCTGGGCCATATTGTGACCTATATGCTGCTGCTATGGCCCCATGTA
Coding sequences:
- the batf3 gene encoding basic leucine zipper transcriptional factor ATF-like 3, whose amino-acid sequence is MSELDSAELAHNPPDDSGSDQGSRDLGGDNKKLRRREKNRIAAQRSRKKQTQKADKLHEEYEGLGQENTALKREIRKLSEEVKHLSEALKDHERICPLIHCAMNFVTMPRPHPDLASCLPRDGQSGVS